A genomic segment from Psychrobacter arcticus 273-4 encodes:
- the ilvN gene encoding acetolactate synthase small subunit encodes MQQQHLISVLMENEAGSLSRVVGLFSQRGYNIETLNVAPTDDPSISRLTVTTITSPEKIEQITKQLHKLIEVVKVLNLSDTVHVERELMLIKVRATGGVREEIKRSADIFRAQIVDVNASLYTIQIVGDKAKLDGFIDVIGRERIMEVVRSGVIGIARGDKTLSL; translated from the coding sequence ATGCAACAACAACATCTGATTTCGGTATTGATGGAAAACGAAGCGGGTTCGTTGTCGCGTGTAGTCGGCTTGTTCTCACAACGTGGCTACAATATCGAAACGCTAAACGTCGCGCCTACTGATGATCCAAGTATTTCACGTCTCACAGTAACGACAATTACGTCACCTGAAAAAATAGAACAAATCACCAAGCAATTGCATAAATTGATTGAAGTGGTTAAAGTGCTTAATCTCTCAGATACCGTACACGTCGAACGCGAGTTGATGCTAATCAAAGTACGTGCGACGGGCGGTGTACGTGAAGAAATCAAACGCAGTGCAGATATCTTTCGTGCTCAAATCGTTGACGTCAATGCCAGTTTATATACGATTCAAATCGTTGGTGATAAAGCTAAGCTCGATGGTTTTATTGATGTCATTGGTCGTGAACGTATCATGGAAGTAGTACGCTCAGGCGTCATTGGTATCGCTCGCGGCGATAAAACGCTAAGTCTATAA
- the ilvC gene encoding ketol-acid reductoisomerase — MNVYYDKDCDLSIVQGKKVAIIGYGSQGHAHALNLQDSNVDVTVGLRADSGSWKKAENAGLKVAEVEEAVKAADIIMILTPDEFQKELYNDVIEPNIKQGATLAFAHGFAIHYNQVIPRSDLDVIMVAPKAPGHTVRSEFAKGGGIPDLIAIYQDASGQAKQLALSYAAGVGGGRSGIIETTFKDETETDLFGEQAVLCGGAVELVKMGFETLTEAGYAPEMAYFECLHELKLIVDLMYEGGIADMNYSISNNAEYGEYVTGPEVINEQSREAMRNALKRIQSGEYAKMFISEGATNYPSMTARRRNNAEHQIEITGAKLRGMMPWIGGNKIIDKDKN, encoded by the coding sequence ATGAACGTTTATTATGATAAAGATTGTGATCTATCAATCGTCCAAGGTAAAAAAGTTGCCATTATTGGTTATGGCTCACAAGGTCATGCGCACGCGCTTAACCTACAAGATTCAAACGTCGATGTGACGGTTGGTCTACGTGCAGACTCAGGCTCATGGAAAAAAGCAGAAAATGCTGGTTTGAAAGTCGCTGAAGTAGAAGAAGCAGTAAAAGCTGCTGACATCATCATGATTTTGACGCCTGATGAGTTCCAAAAAGAGCTTTATAACGACGTGATTGAGCCGAACATCAAGCAGGGCGCGACACTGGCCTTTGCTCATGGTTTTGCGATTCATTATAACCAAGTTATACCACGTAGCGATCTTGACGTCATCATGGTTGCGCCAAAAGCACCAGGTCATACGGTTCGTTCGGAATTCGCTAAAGGCGGTGGTATCCCAGATCTTATCGCTATCTATCAAGATGCATCAGGTCAAGCCAAGCAACTAGCACTATCTTATGCTGCTGGTGTTGGTGGTGGACGTTCAGGTATTATTGAAACGACATTTAAAGATGAAACTGAAACTGACCTATTTGGTGAGCAAGCGGTTCTTTGTGGCGGCGCAGTTGAGCTAGTGAAAATGGGCTTTGAGACCTTAACTGAAGCCGGCTATGCACCAGAAATGGCTTACTTTGAGTGCTTACATGAGCTAAAGCTTATCGTTGATTTGATGTATGAAGGCGGTATCGCTGACATGAATTACTCAATCAGTAACAACGCTGAATACGGCGAATATGTGACGGGTCCTGAAGTGATCAATGAGCAATCACGCGAAGCCATGCGTAATGCACTAAAACGCATTCAATCTGGTGAGTACGCGAAGATGTTCATCTCTGAAGGCGCAACCAACTATCCATCAATGACAGCACGTCGTCGTAACAATGCTGAGCATCAAATCGAAATTACTGGTGCTAAGCTACGCGGTATGATGCCTTGGATTGGCGGCAATAAAATCATCGATAAAGACAAAAACTAA
- a CDS encoding cold-shock protein: MSDKVEGTVKWFNEAKGFGFIAQDNGGQDVFAHYSAIQGGGFKTLAEGQKVSFILGDGKKGPQAEQIEAI, encoded by the coding sequence ATGTCAGATAAAGTTGAAGGCACTGTAAAGTGGTTTAATGAAGCTAAAGGTTTTGGTTTTATCGCGCAAGACAACGGTGGACAAGACGTATTCGCTCACTACAGCGCTATCCAAGGCGGTGGTTTCAAAACTCTAGCCGAAGGCCAAAAAGTGTCTTTCATCTTAGGTGATGGCAAGAAAGGCCCACAAGCTGAGCAAATCGAAGCTATCTAA
- a CDS encoding electron transfer flavoprotein subunit beta/FixA family protein, translating to MKALVAVKRVIDYNVKVRVKADNSGVDLSNTKMSINPFDEIAVEEAVRLKEAGVIDEIIVASIGPKESQEQIRAALALGADRGILVVTDAKPYPLQIAKILKNIAESESTDIILLGKQAIDDDNNQTGQMLAALMGIGQGTFASEVKVEGDKVNVTREIDGGLQTVALDLPAVITTDLRLNEPRYAKLPNIMKAKKKQLDEKTPADFGVDMASKQEIIKVVPPAERKAGIKVGSVDELVDKLRNEAKVI from the coding sequence ATGAAAGCATTAGTAGCGGTCAAGCGTGTCATTGATTACAACGTAAAAGTTCGTGTAAAAGCTGATAATTCTGGCGTGGATTTATCTAACACTAAAATGTCAATCAACCCTTTTGATGAAATTGCCGTAGAAGAAGCGGTTCGTCTAAAAGAAGCGGGCGTGATTGATGAAATCATTGTGGCATCAATTGGTCCAAAAGAGTCGCAAGAGCAGATTCGTGCTGCTTTAGCATTGGGTGCTGATCGTGGTATTTTGGTCGTGACTGATGCAAAACCTTATCCTCTACAAATCGCTAAAATCCTGAAAAATATCGCTGAATCTGAGTCTACAGATATTATCCTACTAGGAAAGCAAGCGATTGATGATGACAACAACCAAACGGGTCAAATGCTAGCAGCATTGATGGGTATCGGTCAGGGTACGTTTGCATCAGAAGTAAAAGTGGAAGGCGATAAAGTCAATGTAACGCGTGAAATCGATGGGGGTTTGCAAACGGTTGCGCTTGATTTACCAGCGGTTATTACTACTGACTTGCGTTTGAATGAGCCACGTTATGCAAAATTGCCTAACATCATGAAAGCCAAAAAGAAGCAGCTTGATGAAAAAACGCCAGCTGATTTTGGTGTTGATATGGCCTCTAAGCAAGAAATCATTAAAGTTGTGCCACCTGCTGAGCGTAAAGCTGGTATCAAGGTGGGTTCAGTTGACGAGTTGGTCGATAAGCTAAGAAATGAAGCGAAAGTAATTTAA
- a CDS encoding electron transfer flavoprotein subunit alpha/FixB family protein: MAILVYAEHDNASLKKATLNTIAAAQQIGGDIHVLVAGSGNQAVADEAAKAAGVSKVLLADNAAYEHQLAGNIALLVADIAADYSHILAPATTTGKNFLPRVAALLDVSMLSEISAVVDAQTFERPIYAGNATATVKTTEDKVVLTVRTTAFDPVANEGGSASVETLDNVQETGKASFVNEEMAKSDRPELTSASIVVSGGRALANGENFTKYIEPLADKLGAAVGASRAAVDAGYVPNDMQVGQTGKIVAPDLYIAAGISGAIQHLAGMKDSKVIVAINNDPEAPIASVADYFLEADLFVALPELTSKV; the protein is encoded by the coding sequence ATGGCAATTTTGGTATATGCAGAACACGACAATGCCAGTCTAAAAAAGGCAACTTTGAATACAATCGCTGCAGCTCAGCAAATTGGCGGAGATATCCACGTATTGGTCGCTGGTAGTGGTAACCAAGCTGTCGCTGATGAAGCGGCTAAAGCGGCGGGCGTATCTAAAGTATTGCTAGCAGACAATGCAGCTTACGAGCACCAATTGGCAGGCAACATCGCATTATTGGTCGCTGATATTGCTGCTGATTATAGCCATATCCTAGCTCCAGCAACGACTACTGGCAAAAATTTCTTGCCACGCGTTGCAGCATTACTTGATGTCAGCATGCTGTCAGAAATCTCTGCTGTAGTAGACGCACAAACGTTTGAGCGTCCTATCTATGCGGGTAACGCAACAGCAACGGTTAAAACTACAGAAGATAAAGTGGTATTAACCGTACGTACTACTGCCTTTGATCCAGTAGCAAATGAAGGTGGTTCAGCCTCTGTTGAAACGCTTGACAACGTCCAAGAAACTGGTAAAGCAAGTTTTGTTAATGAAGAGATGGCGAAGTCTGACCGTCCAGAATTGACCTCAGCAAGTATTGTGGTTTCTGGTGGTCGTGCGCTAGCGAACGGTGAAAACTTCACTAAGTACATCGAGCCATTGGCTGATAAACTTGGCGCTGCTGTTGGTGCATCACGTGCCGCAGTTGATGCAGGTTATGTACCAAACGATATGCAGGTCGGTCAAACGGGTAAAATCGTTGCACCAGATTTATATATCGCAGCAGGTATTTCAGGCGCCATTCAGCATTTAGCAGGTATGAAAGATTCTAAGGTTATCGTTGCGATCAATAATGATCCAGAAGCACCGATTGCTAGCGTTGCTGATTACTTCTTAGAAGCTGATTTGTTTGTAGCCTTACCTGAGCTAACTAGCAAAGTCTAA
- a CDS encoding IS256 family transposase, with translation MTTQSDIKKLAEQMASSMNSFDDIKDFQKQLMQSFIDTALEAEMEDHLGYPKHEKADKPNKRNGHTKKTVRSDSGVLEISTPRDRDGDFEPALVRKHQTRISGLDDKIISFYAKGQTTTEIVETIKDIYDVDISSSLVSRVTDNILEDITAWQNRPLSSIYPIVYLDCIVVKVRQDKQIINKAIYLALGVALNGKKELLGMWLSENEGAKFWLGVLTELQNRGVQDILIACVDGLKGFPDAINTVYPKAEVQLCIVHMVRYSMKFVPWTDKKAVAADLKAIYGADTIELAQANLEHFDETWGKNYPHVVKSWRNNWEGLTVFFNYPKDIRKAIYTTNAIESLNSVIRTAVNKRKVFPSDQAAFKVVYLATQQASKKWSMPIRNWTSALNRFMIMFDDRIYYL, from the coding sequence ATGACTACTCAATCTGACATTAAAAAACTGGCCGAGCAAATGGCTAGTAGCATGAACAGCTTCGATGACATCAAAGACTTCCAAAAGCAGCTCATGCAATCCTTTATCGATACTGCCTTAGAAGCTGAGATGGAAGATCATCTAGGCTATCCTAAGCATGAGAAGGCAGACAAGCCTAATAAGCGCAATGGTCACACTAAAAAGACAGTCCGCAGTGATAGTGGCGTGCTTGAGATCTCCACCCCAAGAGACCGTGATGGTGACTTTGAACCTGCATTAGTGCGTAAGCACCAAACCCGTATTTCAGGTCTTGATGATAAGATCATTAGCTTTTATGCTAAGGGTCAGACAACGACTGAAATTGTCGAAACCATCAAAGACATCTACGACGTTGATATATCAAGCTCTCTTGTCTCAAGAGTCACTGACAACATCTTAGAGGATATTACCGCTTGGCAGAACAGGCCTTTAAGCAGCATCTATCCTATCGTCTATTTGGACTGCATTGTCGTCAAAGTACGTCAAGACAAGCAGATTATCAACAAGGCTATCTATCTGGCTCTAGGTGTCGCTCTTAACGGTAAAAAAGAGCTCTTAGGCATGTGGCTATCAGAGAACGAGGGCGCTAAGTTCTGGCTTGGCGTACTCACTGAACTACAAAACCGCGGGGTTCAAGATATCCTCATTGCCTGTGTCGATGGTCTAAAGGGCTTTCCTGATGCCATCAACACTGTCTACCCCAAGGCTGAGGTTCAGCTATGTATCGTACACATGGTGCGCTATTCCATGAAGTTTGTGCCGTGGACGGATAAGAAGGCAGTAGCGGCTGATCTAAAAGCCATCTATGGCGCTGATACCATAGAGCTTGCACAAGCCAACCTTGAGCACTTTGATGAGACTTGGGGTAAGAATTACCCACATGTGGTCAAGTCTTGGCGCAATAACTGGGAAGGCTTGACGGTGTTCTTTAATTACCCTAAAGATATCAGAAAAGCCATTTATACCACCAATGCTATAGAATCACTGAACAGTGTGATTCGTACGGCGGTGAATAAGCGTAAGGTGTTCCCATCTGATCAGGCAGCATTCAAAGTGGTGTACTTAGCCACCCAGCAAGCATCCAAGAAGTGGTCGATGCCCATTCGTAACTGGACGTCTGCTTTAAATCGCTTTATGATTATGTTTGATGACCGTATTTATTACCTTTAA
- a CDS encoding LysR family transcriptional regulator substrate-binding protein, producing MKGSNSHLLEGDIKLLVASRLHNPKYNDFLVYFKKKYPNITLDLTVKSSMDILNALKQKTPAVGICLAKHIPETLNQQLLFNQQLLFNQRYYLYCGYHHPLFSSSDLSFESLLKEDFIAFNSEDIGDILSPITVFKENHDLTGRISAYTNNLDEAVRLIYTGYGIGALPDQFIAATHLESKLRRLPPKEGIADIPVHIFWHKQRALSPIEAKFIEEIVEFDISF from the coding sequence ATGAAAGGCAGCAACTCGCATCTCTTAGAAGGCGACATTAAGCTTTTGGTGGCCAGTCGTCTCCACAATCCAAAATATAATGATTTCCTAGTCTATTTTAAAAAGAAATATCCAAATATCACCTTAGATTTGACCGTGAAATCAAGCATGGATATTTTAAATGCCCTCAAACAAAAAACCCCTGCTGTCGGTATCTGTTTGGCCAAACATATCCCCGAAACCCTCAATCAACAATTATTATTCAATCAACAATTATTATTCAATCAGCGCTATTATTTGTACTGCGGCTATCATCATCCTTTATTCTCATCGTCCGATTTGAGTTTTGAAAGTTTATTAAAAGAGGATTTTATTGCTTTTAATAGTGAAGATATTGGGGATATTCTCTCTCCAATTACTGTATTTAAAGAAAATCACGACCTAACAGGTCGTATCAGCGCCTATACTAATAATTTAGATGAAGCGGTTCGGCTGATTTATACTGGATATGGTATTGGTGCCTTACCTGACCAATTTATTGCGGCGACCCATCTAGAATCTAAGCTCAGACGTCTGCCTCCAAAAGAAGGTATTGCTGACATACCTGTTCATATTTTTTGGCACAAACAACGCGCTTTGTCACCTATCGAAGCTAAATTTATTGAAGAAATTGTAGAATTTGATATTTCTTTTTAA
- a CDS encoding transposase, with amino-acid sequence MSQKRNQYTREFKLEAISLVIDHNRSITDVASSLGIGKSTLQKWLSQYRQEMSGQAPKVGNALTDEQRELQELRKENKRLRMERDILKKASALLALDNLNDYR; translated from the coding sequence ATGAGCCAAAAACGCAACCAATATACTCGAGAATTCAAGCTAGAAGCCATAAGCTTAGTGATTGATCACAACCGTAGCATAACTGACGTGGCAAGCTCACTTGGCATTGGCAAATCCACCTTGCAGAAATGGCTGAGTCAATACCGTCAAGAAATGAGTGGCCAAGCACCTAAAGTCGGCAATGCTTTAACGGATGAACAGCGAGAGCTCCAAGAACTGCGTAAAGAGAATAAGCGCTTGAGGATGGAGCGCGACATCTTAAAAAAGGCTTCCGCTCTGCTGGCGTTGGACAATCTAAACGACTATCGCTAA
- a CDS encoding IS3 family transposase, whose amino-acid sequence MNQLAEQDKRVSKNQLFKLFGMNKSSYYYGKNPKSISLVLIRIKALIRQIFKQSNGSAGARTIRAILNNEHGITLSRYKVAKLMAKLGLKSCQIKRHHYRQADEKHSIYDNILDRNFSPEAPNQVWTGDVTYIRIKGGWCYLAVVLDLYARRLVGFAISSSPDSKLTVKALQMAYHSRMKPSGVLFHSDQGSHYSSQAFAKAVADCSGMTHSMSRKGNCWDNAPTERFFRSFKTEWMPKNGYENMTEAKTAIVDYIWGYYQTIRPHAFNDYLSPAEKEKRYFNQTSYQLS is encoded by the coding sequence ATAAACCAGCTGGCAGAGCAGGATAAACGGGTGAGCAAAAACCAACTATTCAAGCTGTTTGGCATGAATAAGAGCAGCTATTACTATGGCAAAAATCCCAAATCCATCAGCCTTGTCTTAATTAGGATCAAAGCTTTAATTCGCCAAATATTTAAGCAATCAAACGGCTCGGCAGGGGCTCGAACGATTCGTGCCATCTTAAACAATGAGCATGGCATCACCCTTAGCCGATATAAAGTAGCAAAGCTTATGGCAAAACTGGGACTCAAAAGCTGTCAGATAAAGCGACATCACTACAGACAAGCTGATGAAAAACATAGCATTTATGACAATATATTAGATCGAAACTTTAGCCCAGAAGCACCCAATCAGGTCTGGACGGGGGATGTGACGTATATTCGCATCAAAGGCGGTTGGTGTTATCTTGCCGTCGTTTTAGACCTGTACGCCCGTCGTTTGGTGGGCTTTGCCATATCAAGCTCACCGGATAGTAAGCTTACCGTCAAAGCGCTACAAATGGCATATCACAGCAGAATGAAACCCAGTGGCGTGTTGTTTCATTCAGATCAGGGCAGCCATTATAGCTCCCAGGCGTTTGCAAAAGCAGTAGCCGATTGCAGTGGTATGACGCATAGTATGAGCCGAAAGGGCAACTGTTGGGACAACGCTCCGACTGAGCGCTTCTTTAGAAGCTTTAAAACCGAATGGATGCCAAAAAATGGCTATGAAAATATGACTGAGGCTAAAACTGCTATTGTCGATTATATCTGGGGCTATTATCAAACCATAAGACCGCATGCGTTTAACGATTATTTATCACCAGCAGAGAAAGAGAAACGTTATTTTAACCAAACCTCTTATCAGCTGTCCTAA
- a CDS encoding TrmH family RNA methyltransferase, with the protein MVANPTELITSDKNTTVKLVKSLLTQARQRKKHGLTVIEGVHLIDAALRSDYPFDQILVSESTHKNPEVQQILTRLPTYTPILTLADALYESIRSLGTGIDIMAMIKVPAPSLSMINEDCLILNDVQDSGNVGTLLRTAAAVGIKNILCTSATAQAWSPKTLRAGMGAQFALNIYEGLSVQEVLDHVETPLFATSSHTDTVIYQHDLKSPIAWIMGHEGQGVCDELMQCATPIALPQPNGQESLNVAIAGSLCLYETLRQRNYASNLV; encoded by the coding sequence ATGGTAGCAAATCCCACCGAGCTTATTACCTCAGATAAGAATACAACGGTCAAGCTCGTAAAGTCACTATTGACGCAAGCTCGCCAGCGTAAGAAACACGGTCTAACCGTCATTGAAGGCGTCCATCTTATCGATGCCGCTCTTCGTAGCGACTATCCATTTGATCAAATATTGGTTTCTGAATCTACACATAAGAACCCTGAAGTTCAGCAGATTCTAACCCGCCTGCCCACTTATACGCCTATTTTGACCTTGGCAGATGCACTATATGAAAGCATTCGTAGTTTAGGCACTGGGATTGATATTATGGCAATGATTAAAGTGCCGGCGCCAAGCTTGTCGATGATTAATGAGGACTGCTTGATTCTTAACGACGTGCAAGACAGTGGCAATGTCGGCACCTTACTCCGTACTGCAGCCGCTGTTGGTATCAAAAACATCCTCTGCACCAGTGCTACCGCTCAAGCGTGGTCACCGAAGACATTAAGGGCAGGCATGGGTGCGCAGTTTGCTTTGAATATATATGAGGGGTTGAGTGTACAAGAAGTTTTAGACCATGTAGAAACCCCTCTATTTGCCACCAGCTCGCATACGGATACCGTCATTTATCAACATGATCTAAAATCACCCATCGCTTGGATTATGGGACATGAAGGTCAAGGCGTTTGTGATGAGTTGATGCAGTGTGCCACACCTATCGCGTTACCGCAGCCTAATGGGCAAGAAAGCCTCAATGTCGCGATTGCAGGCTCGCTATGTTTGTATGAGACGTTACGTCAAAGAAATTACGCTTCAAACTTGGTTTAA
- a CDS encoding class 1 fructose-bisphosphatase: protein MTTLAQYLNTNAASPALNDVITTVTDVGKTISQLLRKGALADILGEAGNQNVQGEDQKKLDVLANDLLLDALAKNTHCAGVASEELDDAIPANAEGSLLVLFDPLDGSSNIDINMAVGTIFSILPYQHQGKVSENSDFLQAGNQQLAAGYLLYGTSTVLALTITDNVVMFSLDPDTNDYVLIEENVTVDADTSEYAINASNYRYWRAPMQQYIDELIAGEIGVRGRDFNTRWVAAMVGDVHRILCRGGLFTYPFDTKYANKAGKLRLMYEANPMSLLIERAGGGATDAVNRILDIEPTDIHQRVPVVLGSKNEVDYVKNLHLNYAEK from the coding sequence ATGACAACCTTAGCACAGTATCTGAACACTAACGCCGCCAGTCCTGCCCTCAATGACGTTATTACGACGGTCACCGATGTTGGTAAAACCATCTCACAACTGCTCAGAAAAGGCGCTTTGGCAGATATCCTTGGCGAAGCAGGCAATCAAAACGTCCAGGGTGAAGATCAGAAGAAATTAGACGTGCTGGCCAATGATTTATTGTTAGATGCTTTAGCAAAAAACACCCATTGTGCCGGTGTTGCTTCAGAAGAGCTCGATGATGCCATCCCTGCCAATGCTGAGGGCAGTCTTTTGGTATTATTTGACCCACTTGATGGCTCATCCAATATCGATATTAATATGGCAGTTGGCACTATCTTTTCTATTTTACCGTACCAACACCAAGGTAAAGTCAGCGAAAATAGCGATTTCTTGCAAGCGGGCAATCAGCAGCTGGCAGCTGGTTATTTACTATATGGCACCTCTACCGTGCTCGCGCTGACCATTACTGATAACGTGGTGATGTTTAGCTTAGACCCAGATACCAATGATTATGTCCTAATAGAAGAAAATGTCACAGTCGATGCCGATACCAGTGAATATGCTATCAATGCCTCAAACTATCGCTACTGGCGCGCGCCGATGCAACAGTATATCGATGAGCTTATCGCTGGTGAGATCGGTGTACGTGGTCGCGATTTTAATACTCGCTGGGTTGCCGCCATGGTTGGTGATGTGCATCGCATTCTATGCCGTGGTGGTTTATTCACTTATCCATTTGATACTAAGTATGCCAATAAAGCAGGCAAATTACGTCTCATGTATGAAGCCAATCCAATGAGCCTTCTAATTGAACGTGCTGGCGGCGGCGCAACCGATGCGGTCAATCGTATCTTAGATATAGAACCAACTGATATTCATCAGCGCGTGCCTGTGGTACTTGGCAGCAAAAATGAAGTCGATTATGTCAAAAACCTACATTTAAACTATGCCGAAAAATAA
- a CDS encoding aspartate carbamoyltransferase catalytic subunit, producing the protein MSNSIDSQSIPTISPTDYTKFDPDTIHEKLDASLSRPQLNTDGSIRHFLGIEGLNKAQLRAIIAKAETFFDDKGQLINRPELEGYTVMNLFFEPSTRTRTTFEVAEKRLGANVLNIDIERSSTKKGESLRDTLWNLQAMTADIFVVRHSASGAAHFMATEVTPDIAIINGGDGWHAHPTQGMLDMLTIHREAPRPFEELSVAIVGDIKHSRVARSDISALQTLGVKDIRVCAPRTLLPKGIERFGVQVYENMNECVTDCDVIMGLRIQNERIGSPLLASSSEYYKHYGITPERMALAKPDAFVMHPGPMNRGVEIASSVADGAQSVILKQVNNGIAIRMAVLSLAMEGQRAHQAAGN; encoded by the coding sequence ATGTCAAATTCTATCGATAGCCAATCAATACCAACTATCTCGCCAACAGACTATACAAAATTTGATCCTGATACCATTCATGAGAAACTTGATGCGTCGTTAAGTCGTCCGCAGCTCAATACTGACGGTAGTATTCGTCATTTTTTGGGTATTGAAGGTCTTAATAAAGCCCAGTTACGGGCGATTATTGCCAAAGCTGAGACCTTTTTTGATGACAAGGGACAGCTGATTAACCGTCCTGAGCTCGAAGGTTATACGGTGATGAATCTGTTTTTTGAGCCGTCAACTCGTACGCGTACTACCTTTGAAGTAGCAGAAAAACGCTTGGGTGCCAATGTACTCAATATCGATATTGAGCGCTCTAGTACCAAGAAGGGAGAGAGCTTACGCGATACATTATGGAATCTGCAAGCGATGACGGCAGATATCTTTGTGGTACGCCATTCAGCATCAGGTGCGGCACATTTTATGGCGACCGAAGTGACACCAGATATTGCGATTATTAATGGCGGTGATGGCTGGCATGCCCATCCAACCCAAGGCATGCTTGATATGCTGACCATTCACCGTGAAGCACCGCGTCCATTTGAAGAGCTGTCGGTTGCAATCGTTGGTGATATCAAACACTCTCGGGTAGCACGCTCTGATATCAGTGCGCTACAAACATTAGGCGTAAAAGACATCCGTGTCTGTGCACCTCGTACGTTACTGCCCAAAGGGATTGAGCGTTTTGGTGTGCAAGTATATGAAAACATGAATGAGTGCGTGACCGACTGCGATGTCATTATGGGTTTAAGAATCCAAAACGAACGTATCGGCTCGCCACTTTTGGCATCATCGAGTGAGTACTATAAGCACTATGGCATTACCCCTGAGCGCATGGCGTTGGCTAAGCCTGATGCCTTCGTCATGCACCCAGGACCGATGAATCGCGGAGTTGAAATTGCCTCAAGCGTTGCCGATGGCGCGCAATCTGTGATTTTGAAACAGGTAAATAACGGCATTGCTATTCGTATGGCGGTACTGTCACTAGCGATGGAAGGTCAACGCGCGCATCAAGCGGCTGGCAATTAA